In Pseudanabaena sp. FACHB-2040, the sequence ATATTAGCGATCGCAAGCAGGTTGAAGACGCCCTGCGCCAGAGCGAAGAGCGGCTCCGGTTAGCCCTCGATGCCGGTCGCATGGGAGCCTGGGAGTGGAACTTAGAAACCAACGTCCAACGATGGGATGTCAACCAGTACAAGCTCTTTGGCCTAGACAAAGACAAAACCGAGCTTAAAGCCGACACCTTCTTTCAGTTCATTCATCCCGACGATTTGCCGCCCGCTCAAGCCTTGACAGAAGAGGTCTTGGCGCAGGGGGGCAACTTCTCCACCGAATTTCGTATTATCAGGCCCGATGGCAGCATCAGCTGGCTCTCTAGCCAGGGCATGGTCGTTCAAGGCAGCAACCAGCAGCCCATTCGCCTCATCGGCGTGAACTTTGACATTACCGACCGCAAGCAAGACGAAGCCGAACGCGAACAGCTGCTGCTAAGAGAACAGGCAGCCCGACAAGAGGCCGAAGCCGCCAACCGCATCAAAGATGAGTTCCTAGCGGTGCTCTCCCACGAGTTGAGATCGCCCCTCAACCCGATTCTTGGCTGGGCCAGACTGCTGCGCATCGGCAGGCTCAATGCCGCCAAAACCAGCCACGCCCTCGAAACCATCGAGCGCAATGCCCAGCTCCAAACCCAGCTGATCGAAGACCTGCTAGACGTCTCACGCATTCTCCAGGGCAAGCTCAGCCTTACTACGGCCCCAGTCGATCTCGCTGCAGTGATTGAAGCTGCTTTGGAGACCGTGAGACTAGCTGCAGAAGCCAAGTCTATTGAAGTGAGGTGGGAGGCGGGAGACGAGAGGCGGCAGGACTGCGAGCTTGTATCCCTGACTGTACTGGGAGATGCCGCCCGCCTGCAGCAGGTCGCTTGGAACTTGCTGTCGAACGCCGTTAAATTTACGCCAACCAGGGGTCGGGTTGAGGTGAAGCTGGCACTCATGACGGGGCAAGGGCCAAGGGCCAAGGATCATTCCGCCTTTGACGCCGCTCAATCTAGCAACCCAACCCTCAAAACAGAGAACTCAGGACAGGCAGCAGACAACCCATTTGCCCAGATCACCTTTACCGACACCGGCAAAGGCATCCACCCCGACTTTCTGCCCCACGTCTTTGAGTACTTCCGCCAGGCCGACTCCACCACCACCCGCAAATTTGGGGGGTTGGGCCTGGGTTTAGCCATCGTTCGCCACTTGGTAGAGCTGCACGGTGGCACCGTCCAGGCCGAAAGCCCTGGCGAGGAGCAAGGAGCTACCTTTACGGTAAGACTGCCGCTTGTCCGAGCTAAAACTAGCAGTCCCCAGAAGGGGCAAGACTCCTCCCCCCCTCTCCCTCACGCTTCACCCCTAACAGGAGTGCGGGTGCTGGTCGTAGACGACGAACCCGATACCCGCGACCTGATCGTCTTCATTTTGGAAACTGCAGGGGCCACAGTCACCGCCGCCCCCTCTGCTGCCGCCGCCCTAGAAATTTTCCCGCAACTGCAGCCCGATATCTTGGTTAGCGATATCGGTATGCCTGATCTTGATGGCTACAGCCTAATCCGGCAAATTCGAGCGCTACCTAGCGGTAGCCAAGTGCCCGCCATTGCCCTTACTGCCTATGCCGGAGAGCTAAACCAGGGACGTGCGATCGCAGCCGGGTTTCAGCGCCACTTAGCCAAGCCTATAGAAACCCGTGAGTTGGTAAGTGCGATCGCAGCACTCTTGGGATAGAAGCGACTCCCCAACCTGCAGCCAAATCAAAGAACCAAAATTAAGAAGACTTAGCTCTATCGTCAAGGAGTTTGCAACATTTGTTTACACTTGTCTTTACATTATGTTACATTAATTTCAGAAACCAACGAGAGAACCCCAATGACATCTCACGGATACACTACAGAAGAAGGCGGTCTCCTCAACAACTTCGCCGTTGAGCCCAAGGTCTACGTTGACGATACTCAGCAGTTTGGCTTCAACGAGTA encodes:
- a CDS encoding PAS domain-containing protein; this encodes MRRPSAVLAYLHQSPYTTAVLSVGLALVLMLGLNPVAGMTQTPFLLFFGAVVISAWQGGIRSGLVATGLATLISNYFFLEPRYSLIVDQSNTVRLAVFVLEGILISVLCGSLRATNQQLDRNLLLIQANEASLQSANQRVIDVLESITSGFYILDRQWRFVYVNSQTEQIMQRTRDEMLGQSVWDLFPSALGTPFEQNFSQAVNEQVPVVFECLGVANPSRWFEVHVNPLHDGLAVYFQDVTNRREAGETLRKSTAILNAINTSTPTLIYVKDLQGRMMMANSALLHRLGKTETEVIGKTNAEILLNEQAVDEMAANDQRVIDSGQVLTCEEVLDFPSGRRAYLSTKAPYRDEQGHIIGLITVSTDISDRKQVEDALRQSEERLRLALDAGRMGAWEWNLETNVQRWDVNQYKLFGLDKDKTELKADTFFQFIHPDDLPPAQALTEEVLAQGGNFSTEFRIIRPDGSISWLSSQGMVVQGSNQQPIRLIGVNFDITDRKQDEAEREQLLLREQAARQEAEAANRIKDEFLAVLSHELRSPLNPILGWARLLRIGRLNAAKTSHALETIERNAQLQTQLIEDLLDVSRILQGKLSLTTAPVDLAAVIEAALETVRLAAEAKSIEVRWEAGDERRQDCELVSLTVLGDAARLQQVAWNLLSNAVKFTPTRGRVEVKLALMTGQGPRAKDHSAFDAAQSSNPTLKTENSGQAADNPFAQITFTDTGKGIHPDFLPHVFEYFRQADSTTTRKFGGLGLGLAIVRHLVELHGGTVQAESPGEEQGATFTVRLPLVRAKTSSPQKGQDSSPPLPHASPLTGVRVLVVDDEPDTRDLIVFILETAGATVTAAPSAAAALEIFPQLQPDILVSDIGMPDLDGYSLIRQIRALPSGSQVPAIALTAYAGELNQGRAIAAGFQRHLAKPIETRELVSAIAALLG
- a CDS encoding chlorophyll a/b-binding protein yields the protein MTSHGYTTEEGGLLNNFAVEPKVYVDDTQQFGFNEYAEKLNGRLAMIGFISAIAFEALTGHGIISWLTQL